One Nocardia iowensis DNA window includes the following coding sequences:
- a CDS encoding flavin-containing monooxygenase — protein sequence MAPAQAAHSRSVEQPDFEVVVIGAGFGGIGMGVELRKAGIHNFLIVDKNSDIGGTWQANTYPGVAVDIPSVYYSFSYEPPTVWSRMFAPGAEVKAYADQVVDKYGLRPRILLNTRFVAGAWDERNHLWRGKLDTGQEVTSRFVVGAVGGLEVPKMPDIEGIDKFGGKIVHTAQWDHDYDYAGKRIAVIGTGATALQLIPELADIAAKLTVFQRRPIWVAPKPDFPIPTFAKNLMVNVSPLRRMLRAAVTLGIDFGISGVGVFHSRIPRVVQLAQRGGGWLYRAQLPDDPELAQRLTPDYAPGCKRPSVSNRYLRTFTRDHVELVTDPIKKVTKTGVVTADGVLRKTDVLVCATGFRVMDKGCTPPYPLVGRDGLDLGEFWDRQRYQAYQGVTVPKFPNLFLITGPYGFAAGSYLAMIECTSRHAARAIKEARKRGATAVEIKQEPHDAYFRQCVRRASQTMWLSDACADSNTYYVNYQGDPAAIRPSTHLEMWWGNKHFPFDHYSFTQVRRGVTGDSADVRSDSFTNAALAELVRSRRLSVRT from the coding sequence ATAGCACCTGCGCAGGCGGCGCACTCGCGTTCGGTCGAGCAACCCGACTTCGAAGTCGTCGTCATCGGCGCGGGCTTCGGCGGCATCGGAATGGGCGTCGAACTCCGCAAGGCGGGCATCCACAACTTTCTGATCGTGGACAAGAACAGCGATATCGGCGGGACCTGGCAGGCGAACACCTATCCCGGTGTGGCGGTGGATATTCCGTCGGTGTACTACAGCTTCTCCTATGAGCCGCCCACAGTGTGGTCGCGGATGTTCGCGCCGGGCGCCGAGGTGAAGGCGTACGCCGACCAGGTGGTCGACAAGTATGGGCTGCGGCCGCGAATCCTGCTGAATACCAGGTTCGTTGCCGGAGCGTGGGACGAGCGGAACCACCTCTGGCGCGGCAAGCTCGACACCGGCCAGGAGGTGACCTCGCGATTCGTCGTCGGTGCGGTCGGCGGGCTGGAGGTGCCGAAGATGCCCGATATCGAGGGCATCGACAAATTCGGCGGCAAGATCGTGCACACCGCGCAGTGGGATCACGACTACGACTACGCGGGCAAGCGGATCGCGGTGATCGGCACCGGTGCGACCGCGCTGCAACTGATTCCGGAGCTGGCCGATATCGCGGCGAAACTCACGGTATTCCAGCGGCGCCCGATCTGGGTCGCACCGAAACCGGACTTCCCGATCCCCACGTTCGCCAAGAACCTCATGGTCAATGTGAGTCCGCTGCGCCGAATGCTGCGTGCGGCGGTGACACTCGGCATCGACTTCGGCATCTCCGGCGTCGGGGTGTTCCACAGCCGGATTCCCCGGGTGGTGCAGCTCGCTCAGCGCGGCGGCGGGTGGCTGTACCGGGCGCAGTTGCCGGATGATCCCGAGCTGGCACAACGGCTGACGCCGGACTACGCACCGGGGTGCAAGCGGCCGTCGGTGTCGAATCGATACCTGCGCACCTTCACCAGGGACCATGTCGAGCTGGTCACCGATCCGATCAAGAAGGTCACCAAGACCGGCGTCGTCACCGCGGACGGAGTGCTGCGCAAGACCGATGTGCTGGTGTGCGCCACCGGATTCCGGGTCATGGACAAGGGCTGTACACCGCCGTACCCGCTGGTCGGCCGGGACGGCCTCGACCTCGGCGAATTCTGGGATCGCCAGCGCTATCAGGCGTATCAGGGCGTGACGGTGCCGAAGTTCCCGAACCTGTTCCTGATCACCGGACCGTACGGGTTCGCGGCGGGTTCGTATCTCGCGATGATCGAATGCACCAGCAGGCATGCGGCACGTGCGATCAAGGAGGCGCGCAAGCGCGGCGCCACCGCGGTGGAGATCAAGCAGGAGCCGCACGACGCCTACTTCCGGCAGTGCGTGCGCCGCGCGTCGCAGACGATGTGGCTGTCCGACGCGTGCGCGGACTCCAATACCTATTACGTCAACTATCAGGGTGATCCGGCGGCAATTCGGCCGAGCACCCATCTGGAAATGTGGTGGGGGAACAAGCACTTCCCGTTCGACCACTACTCGTTCACCCAGGTGCGCCGTGGCGTGACCGGCGATAGCGCGGACGTCCGGTCGGATTCGTTCACCAACGCGGCCCTGGCCGAGTTGGTCCGCAGCCGCAGGCTGAGCGTCCGGACCTAG
- a CDS encoding flavin-containing monooxygenase: MVATPKDHEVVVIGAGPGGIAAGVKLREAGIEDFAILERADEVGGSWHENRYPGLSVDVPALTYQYSFARNPNWTRFFPRGPEVKAYHVDVAKRFGLYPHLRFGVDIVRQVWDEQRHLWRLHAADGSVVTARFVISAVGAFVNPKDDPGIPGLASYTGKLQRPSDWDEDYDYSGKRVAVIGTGASSVQIVPSLAPHVAELAVFQRTPVWSVPKPDMAVPESVKTVLRLPGVQAGINNAVLVVIDIGLRAGVSAPMWAVRPVLRTADAVAIAAYRRYLRWVVKDPATAAALAPDYGPIAKRPTMSNYTFAFNRDNVGLITEPIERITAAGIETADGVEHTFDMVVLATGYEVFSDPETYKPGTIVGRNGFDLSTFFTEQGLQAYQSVALPELPNRWMLVGPYSWTGSGWHAFVEMTADHAVRAITEARRRKASVMAVRQSVHDAYHRRIHRKAAALRFYLTELNGHVPTYYRNSQGDTTYVRPSGFFEARRGNRKFPLDDYEYGMLAAADLPETTNDKASLTVTA; encoded by the coding sequence ATGGTAGCCACGCCGAAAGACCACGAGGTGGTCGTCATCGGTGCCGGTCCGGGCGGTATCGCCGCGGGAGTGAAGCTGCGCGAGGCCGGTATCGAGGACTTCGCCATTCTCGAACGTGCCGACGAAGTCGGTGGCAGCTGGCACGAAAACCGCTACCCCGGCTTGAGTGTGGACGTGCCCGCCCTCACCTACCAGTACTCGTTCGCCCGGAACCCCAACTGGACCCGGTTCTTTCCGCGCGGACCCGAGGTGAAGGCCTATCACGTCGACGTGGCGAAACGGTTCGGCCTCTACCCGCACCTGCGGTTCGGCGTCGATATCGTGCGCCAAGTTTGGGACGAGCAGCGGCATCTGTGGCGGTTGCACGCCGCCGACGGATCGGTGGTCACCGCGCGCTTCGTGATCAGCGCGGTCGGCGCTTTCGTCAACCCGAAGGACGATCCGGGCATCCCGGGGCTCGCCTCCTACACCGGCAAGTTGCAGCGGCCGAGCGACTGGGACGAGGACTACGACTACTCCGGTAAGCGGGTCGCCGTCATCGGCACCGGCGCGAGCTCGGTGCAGATCGTGCCGTCCCTCGCCCCGCACGTCGCCGAGCTCGCGGTGTTCCAGCGGACCCCGGTCTGGTCGGTGCCCAAACCCGATATGGCGGTGCCGGAGTCGGTGAAGACCGTGCTGCGGCTGCCCGGCGTGCAGGCGGGCATCAACAATGCGGTGCTCGTCGTCATCGATATCGGGCTGCGCGCCGGTGTCTCGGCCCCGATGTGGGCGGTGCGGCCCGTGCTGCGCACGGCGGACGCGGTGGCGATCGCGGCGTATCGGCGGTATCTGCGCTGGGTGGTCAAGGATCCGGCCACCGCGGCGGCGCTGGCACCCGACTACGGTCCGATTGCCAAGCGGCCCACCATGTCCAACTACACCTTCGCCTTCAATCGGGACAATGTCGGGCTGATCACCGAGCCCATCGAGCGGATCACGGCCGCGGGCATCGAGACCGCCGACGGCGTCGAGCACACCTTCGACATGGTCGTGCTCGCCACCGGATACGAGGTGTTCTCCGATCCGGAGACCTACAAGCCGGGCACCATCGTCGGGCGGAACGGGTTCGACCTGAGCACGTTCTTCACCGAGCAGGGCCTGCAGGCGTATCAGAGTGTGGCGCTGCCCGAGCTGCCCAACCGGTGGATGCTGGTCGGGCCGTACTCGTGGACCGGCAGTGGCTGGCACGCCTTCGTCGAGATGACCGCCGATCACGCGGTGCGCGCGATCACCGAGGCACGGCGCAGAAAAGCCTCGGTAATGGCGGTTCGCCAATCGGTGCACGACGCCTACCATCGACGCATCCACCGCAAGGCCGCCGCACTGCGGTTCTACTTGACCGAGCTCAACGGTCACGTGCCGACGTACTACCGGAATTCCCAGGGGGACACCACCTATGTGCGTCCATCTGGGTTCTTCGAGGCGCGCCGCGGCAACCGCAAGTTCCCCCTCGACGACTACGAATACGGCATGCTCGCCGCCGCCGATCTCCCCGAGACGACCAACGATAAGGCATCTCTGACGGTCACCGCATAA
- a CDS encoding 2OG-Fe(II) oxygenase family protein, which yields MVTTEWVLDAPAKAQRFADLFAHRRWIRRNQPFPHVYARDVFVPEFYQRMTDELTRLRRERPELFGKVAADYSADGVRLADLRDGPLGVFVSREWHDLIAGIAGVTATGDIEGSLHHHAPGAPYGWPHNDLNPGWFPGEPPGPDEVRLPDETVNTKTGERAPGVIARESVRAVAVLFYFGNPGWQPGDGGETALYDNMSEGEKLPELTLVPPLDNSLILFEVTPRTWHTFAGNNTKDRNSLVMWAHRTKDDALQRWGGDRIVYW from the coding sequence ATGGTGACAACCGAGTGGGTACTGGACGCACCGGCGAAAGCACAGCGGTTCGCGGACCTGTTCGCCCATCGGCGCTGGATACGCCGCAATCAGCCGTTCCCGCACGTGTATGCCCGGGACGTATTCGTGCCGGAGTTCTACCAGCGGATGACCGATGAGCTGACCCGGCTTCGGCGCGAACGGCCGGAATTGTTCGGGAAGGTCGCGGCGGATTACAGCGCCGACGGCGTCCGCCTCGCCGATCTGCGGGACGGCCCGCTCGGTGTGTTCGTCTCCAGGGAATGGCACGACCTCATCGCGGGCATCGCCGGCGTCACGGCGACCGGTGATATCGAGGGATCACTGCACCATCACGCGCCGGGCGCACCGTACGGCTGGCCACACAACGATCTCAACCCCGGCTGGTTCCCGGGCGAGCCGCCCGGTCCCGACGAGGTGCGGCTGCCGGACGAGACGGTGAACACCAAGACCGGCGAGCGTGCCCCTGGTGTCATCGCGCGCGAGTCGGTGCGTGCCGTGGCCGTGCTGTTCTATTTCGGCAACCCGGGCTGGCAGCCGGGTGACGGCGGCGAGACCGCGCTCTACGACAACATGTCCGAAGGCGAGAAGCTGCCCGAGCTGACCCTCGTTCCGCCACTGGACAATTCGCTGATTTTGTTCGAGGTCACGCCGCGGACCTGGCACACCTTCGCGGGCAACAACACCAAGGATCGCAATAGTTTGGTGATGTGGGCGCACCGCACCAAGGACGACGCCTTGCAGCGCTGGGGAGGAGACAGAATTGTCTACTGGTGA
- a CDS encoding SDR family NAD(P)-dependent oxidoreductase codes for MSTGERRVCLITGASGTLGDVFCRSYYTEYDIVAVCRTRTPAVPSQLEWFVDPLDPEKAVPENNSRIFVVRADLTQPGEVERVVDLALARYGKVDLLVNNAAHIRLHPRGIVDGDGALEQFEPHFALNVGVPLRFSARLAQRFWLHAGPENRARNRNIVNVSSISGSEVYPGQTLYSASKAALNQLTRNIADEFAEFGVRANAIAPTSFPALVPTEQVAQAIVELDISTFTGGVFGVGVEPDAADNGRDAQLAEAEH; via the coding sequence TTGTCTACTGGTGAACGCCGGGTCTGCCTGATCACGGGCGCAAGCGGCACGCTCGGCGACGTCTTCTGCCGTTCCTATTACACCGAATACGACATCGTCGCGGTCTGCCGCACCCGCACGCCCGCCGTGCCGTCGCAGCTGGAGTGGTTCGTCGATCCGCTCGATCCGGAAAAGGCTGTGCCGGAGAACAATTCGCGGATATTCGTGGTCCGCGCCGATCTCACCCAGCCGGGCGAGGTGGAGCGGGTGGTCGATCTCGCGCTGGCCCGGTACGGCAAGGTCGACCTGCTGGTCAACAATGCCGCACACATCCGGCTGCACCCGCGCGGCATCGTCGACGGCGACGGCGCGCTGGAGCAGTTCGAACCGCATTTCGCACTGAATGTAGGCGTACCGCTAAGGTTTTCGGCTCGGCTCGCGCAGCGGTTCTGGCTGCACGCCGGACCGGAGAACCGCGCGCGGAACCGGAACATCGTCAATGTCTCCAGCATCTCCGGCTCGGAGGTGTACCCGGGGCAGACGCTGTATTCCGCGTCGAAGGCCGCGCTCAATCAGTTGACCCGGAATATCGCCGACGAGTTCGCCGAGTTCGGCGTGCGCGCGAATGCCATCGCGCCCACCAGTTTTCCGGCACTGGTACCCACCGAGCAGGTCGCGCAGGCGATTGTCGAACTCGATATAAGCACCTTCACCGGCGGTGTGTTCGGCGTCGGCGTCGAGCCGGACGCGGCGGACAACGGCCGCGACGCCCAGCTTGCCGAGGCCGAACACTGA
- a CDS encoding SDR family NAD(P)-dependent oxidoreductase has translation MAVQDQDLTGKTVVVTGASSGIGAEAAVKLAELGATVAVVGRSPERTAEVAAKAGAEPFLADFARFDEVRKLAHQLLDRYPRIDVLANNAGGAWPKRTTTDDGNELTFQVNHLSPFLLTTLLLDRLVQSQARVINTASVTYRAARLNLDTVNARTGSFTQMGSYAASKLANILFTRELARRTEGTGLLTAAFHPGAVATHVYDHAPFGLGLLIRSPLAKPFFIRPEKGAEPLVHLATTPDGSINGQYFHRFKLEPPSNKQAVNPALAQQLWEMSERITGSGA, from the coding sequence ATGGCTGTGCAGGACCAGGATCTGACAGGCAAGACGGTGGTGGTGACCGGTGCGAGCTCCGGCATCGGCGCCGAGGCGGCGGTGAAACTGGCGGAGCTCGGCGCCACCGTCGCGGTGGTCGGTCGCTCGCCGGAACGGACGGCCGAGGTGGCGGCCAAGGCGGGCGCGGAGCCGTTCCTCGCCGATTTCGCCCGCTTCGACGAGGTGCGCAAGCTCGCTCACCAATTGCTCGACCGCTACCCACGCATCGATGTGCTCGCCAACAACGCGGGCGGCGCCTGGCCGAAACGCACCACGACCGATGACGGCAATGAACTGACCTTCCAGGTCAATCACCTGTCCCCGTTCCTGCTCACCACCCTGCTGCTCGACCGGCTCGTGCAGTCGCAGGCCCGGGTGATCAACACCGCCAGCGTGACCTATCGGGCGGCGAGACTGAACCTCGACACCGTCAACGCGCGGACGGGTTCGTTCACCCAGATGGGCTCCTACGCCGCGTCGAAGCTGGCGAACATTCTGTTCACCAGGGAGCTGGCCCGGCGTACCGAGGGCACCGGATTGCTCACCGCCGCTTTCCATCCCGGCGCCGTCGCCACGCATGTGTACGACCACGCCCCGTTCGGCCTCGGCCTGCTCATCCGGTCGCCGCTGGCCAAGCCGTTCTTCATTCGACCGGAAAAGGGTGCCGAACCACTGGTGCACTTGGCGACGACGCCGGACGGCAGCATCAACGGGCAGTACTTCCACCGGTTCAAACTGGAACCGCCGAGCAACAAGCAGGCGGTGAATCCCGCTCTCGCGCAACAGTTGTGGGAAATGTCCGAGCGTATCACCGGGTCGGGAGCGTAG
- a CDS encoding polysaccharide deacetylase family protein, whose translation MDNELYDYSPIVDRAPIHWPDGARVAFYVGLNVEHYQVDRPSTSIFPGTAHLAPDPLNYGWRDYGPRVGIWRIIRILDRHGIRASALLNSDVVEQHPQIIEAGLARDWAWLAHGKNNSIFQADMSIEEERRYLTEVVETIERATGRRPRGWMGPALTETFHTPALLAELGLNYVLDWTNDDQPYRLTVPGMLSVPYTVELNDNTLFLGKGTSGPDFVRIVEDQLDQLYAESADSGRVMALALHPFVIGQAFRAKYLDQALERVANHPGVWLTTTDDIAAHFAGASPLAESAPAEHDQVS comes from the coding sequence ATGGACAACGAGCTCTACGACTACAGCCCCATCGTCGACCGCGCACCGATCCACTGGCCCGACGGCGCCCGGGTCGCCTTCTACGTCGGCCTCAATGTCGAGCACTACCAGGTCGATCGCCCTTCCACGAGCATCTTCCCCGGCACCGCCCACCTCGCCCCCGACCCGTTGAACTATGGGTGGCGCGACTACGGCCCGCGGGTCGGCATCTGGCGGATCATCCGGATACTGGACCGGCACGGCATCCGCGCCAGCGCGCTGCTCAATTCCGATGTGGTCGAGCAGCATCCGCAGATCATCGAGGCGGGCCTGGCCAGGGACTGGGCCTGGCTGGCGCACGGCAAGAACAACTCGATCTTCCAGGCCGACATGTCCATCGAGGAGGAGCGCCGCTATCTGACCGAGGTGGTCGAGACCATCGAGCGGGCGACCGGTCGCAGGCCACGCGGCTGGATGGGACCCGCACTCACCGAAACCTTCCACACGCCAGCGCTGTTGGCCGAACTCGGACTGAACTACGTGCTCGACTGGACCAACGACGACCAGCCGTACCGGTTGACTGTGCCCGGGATGTTGAGCGTCCCCTACACGGTCGAGCTGAACGACAACACCCTGTTTCTCGGCAAGGGGACCAGCGGCCCCGACTTCGTGCGGATCGTCGAGGACCAACTCGACCAGCTCTACGCCGAGTCGGCCGACAGCGGCCGGGTCATGGCGCTCGCGCTGCACCCGTTCGTCATCGGCCAGGCGTTCCGGGCCAAGTACCTGGACCAGGCGCTCGAGCGGGTGGCGAACCATCCGGGGGTCTGGCTGACCACGACCGACGACATCGCCGCGCATTTTGCGGGTGCGTCACCCCTTGCCGAATCCGCGCCCGCCGAACACGATCAGGTCAGTTGA
- a CDS encoding lysylphosphatidylglycerol synthase transmembrane domain-containing protein, producing MRVDGREIPVTGNLLQPLIRRTSDIVRVVLAALWVAIVIAASLITRPEWLALERSVSNIVGFLNPDQSNLVYLVYGMAILALPFAILIELIIGRQWKLLAGYAAAGLTAGLLLSITGTGLSAPKWHLQVPDRLDTFLSQFMDDPRWIAMLAAVLTVSSPWLPTRPRRYLWFLLLAFAPIHLVVSTVVPARAMFGLAVGWLVGAVIVLVVGTPALEVPLDAAVRVLAKRGHTVTGFTVVHPAGRGPLVLAATVDGPERGLVVEMYGKNQRSFGALRQLWRWLTFRASETAALHTSLHRAVEHRALMAIAVGELGLASSTPVAVAALDRGWMLHAHTLPKGARITELPADQLTGVWKSLGVLHQGQISHGDLRPTEIRIDNGTTLFGGFASAEYGASAKQQQSDIAQLLVSTTAIFGKEPAVRAAIESLGEQPVLAAASRLTKSAMPAGLRKTVPGWKDALAAARDEVRKQTGQDRIEAEQITRFTRNQIIQLVLLIGLVYVAYPFISAVPTFFTQLKTANWWWALLGLAVSSLTYVGAAAALWACASGAVSFKNLVIMQIANTFAATTTPARVGGLALSVRFLQRGGIGAVRATAAVALQQAVQVITHLSLLVVFSIAAGTSADLSHFVPDATVLYLLAGVGVGIIGTFMFVPKLRRWLNNSVRPQLQEVLGELADLARDPKRFSVIILGCAAITLGMAGALWASVEAFGGGTTFVTVTIVTMIGGTLASAAPTPGGVGAVEAALIGGLAAFGLPATIAVPSVLLYRVLTCWLPVFCGWPTMRWLASKDMI from the coding sequence ATGCGAGTCGACGGGCGGGAAATCCCGGTAACGGGCAACCTGCTACAACCGCTGATCCGGCGGACCAGTGACATCGTCCGAGTGGTGCTCGCGGCGTTGTGGGTTGCGATCGTCATCGCGGCGTCGCTGATCACCCGGCCGGAATGGCTTGCGCTGGAACGTTCGGTGTCCAACATCGTCGGCTTCCTCAATCCCGATCAGTCGAACCTGGTGTACCTCGTCTACGGCATGGCGATTCTGGCGCTGCCGTTCGCCATCTTGATCGAACTGATCATCGGCAGGCAGTGGAAACTGCTCGCGGGCTACGCGGCGGCCGGACTCACCGCCGGACTGCTGCTCTCGATCACCGGAACCGGCCTCTCGGCGCCGAAATGGCATCTGCAGGTGCCGGACCGGCTCGATACCTTCCTGTCGCAATTCATGGACGACCCGCGCTGGATCGCCATGCTCGCGGCCGTGCTGACGGTATCGAGCCCGTGGCTGCCCACCCGACCGCGGCGGTATCTGTGGTTCCTGCTGCTGGCGTTCGCGCCGATCCATCTGGTCGTCAGCACAGTGGTGCCCGCCAGGGCCATGTTCGGACTAGCGGTCGGCTGGCTGGTCGGCGCGGTGATCGTGCTGGTGGTCGGCACCCCCGCACTGGAGGTGCCGCTCGATGCGGCGGTGCGGGTGCTGGCCAAACGCGGGCACACGGTCACCGGGTTCACCGTGGTGCATCCGGCCGGACGCGGCCCGTTGGTGCTGGCCGCCACCGTCGACGGACCCGAACGCGGACTCGTCGTGGAGATGTACGGCAAGAACCAGCGCAGCTTCGGTGCGCTACGCCAGCTGTGGCGCTGGCTCACCTTCCGCGCCAGCGAAACCGCGGCGCTGCACACATCATTGCACCGCGCCGTCGAGCATCGCGCGCTGATGGCGATCGCCGTCGGCGAGCTCGGCCTGGCCAGCAGCACGCCGGTCGCGGTCGCGGCCCTCGATCGCGGCTGGATGCTGCACGCGCACACGCTGCCGAAGGGCGCCCGGATCACCGAACTACCCGCCGATCAGCTGACCGGAGTGTGGAAGTCGCTCGGCGTACTGCACCAGGGGCAGATCTCGCACGGTGACCTGCGCCCCACCGAGATCCGAATCGACAACGGCACCACGCTGTTCGGCGGATTCGCCAGCGCCGAGTACGGCGCCTCGGCGAAGCAGCAGCAATCCGATATCGCGCAGCTGCTGGTGTCGACGACCGCGATCTTCGGCAAGGAACCGGCGGTACGCGCCGCCATCGAATCGCTGGGCGAGCAGCCGGTGCTCGCCGCGGCCAGCCGATTGACCAAGTCCGCCATGCCCGCCGGGCTCCGCAAGACGGTGCCCGGCTGGAAGGACGCCTTGGCCGCGGCCCGCGACGAGGTGCGCAAGCAGACCGGGCAGGACCGGATCGAGGCCGAGCAGATCACCCGGTTCACCCGCAATCAGATCATCCAGCTGGTGCTGTTGATCGGGCTGGTGTACGTCGCCTACCCGTTCATCAGCGCGGTGCCGACCTTCTTCACCCAGCTGAAGACGGCCAACTGGTGGTGGGCACTGCTCGGCCTCGCCGTCTCCAGCCTGACCTATGTCGGCGCGGCCGCGGCGCTGTGGGCCTGCGCGTCCGGCGCGGTGAGCTTCAAAAATCTGGTGATCATGCAGATCGCCAATACCTTCGCCGCGACCACCACCCCGGCCAGGGTGGGCGGGCTCGCGCTCAGCGTGCGATTCCTGCAGCGCGGCGGTATCGGCGCGGTGCGCGCCACCGCCGCGGTGGCGCTGCAACAGGCGGTGCAGGTGATCACGCACCTCAGCCTGCTCGTCGTGTTCAGCATCGCGGCGGGGACCTCCGCCGACCTTTCCCACTTCGTCCCGGATGCCACCGTGTTGTATCTGCTGGCCGGTGTCGGCGTCGGCATCATCGGCACCTTCATGTTCGTACCGAAATTGCGGCGCTGGCTGAATAATTCGGTGCGCCCGCAATTGCAGGAAGTGCTTGGCGAACTCGCCGATCTGGCGCGCGACCCCAAGCGTTTCTCGGTGATCATTCTCGGCTGCGCCGCGATCACCCTCGGCATGGCGGGGGCGCTGTGGGCCAGCGTAGAAGCGTTCGGCGGCGGCACCACCTTCGTCACCGTCACCATTGTCACCATGATCGGCGGCACGCTGGCCTCGGCGGCGCCGACACCCGGTGGCGTCGGCGCCGTCGAGGCGGCGCTGATCGGTGGTCTCGCCGCCTTCGGCCTGCCCGCGACCATCGCGGTGCCCTCGGTACTGCTCTACCGGGTGCTCACCTGCTGGCTGCCGGTGTTCTGCGGATGGCCGACGA